From one Cyprinus carpio isolate SPL01 chromosome B3, ASM1834038v1, whole genome shotgun sequence genomic stretch:
- the LOC122136516 gene encoding cell death-inducing p53-target protein 1-like isoform X1 — protein MSNDPPPPYPGGPSAPLLVEKNGQPSVPAASAPVTTGPPQGPPLPPDYGPPPYEATQQSGFVPPHVPGEGPMPKPVHMPMPMPHPHGGYYAPPGHFPHPMAEHYGPGPSHFAPGHTATVLAPPRAATTTVTVIQGENFQATPVPTICPHCQQPIMTHISHNIGLMNTIVCMFCFFFGCELGCCLIPCFMDDLKDVTHTCPNCKGYIYTYKRIC, from the exons ATGTCCAATGACCCCCCTCCTCCTTACCCAGGGGGCCCCAGTGCCCCGCTTCTCGTGGAGAAAAATGGGCAACCTTCAGTTCCTG cagccagtgctccagtAACGACAGGACCTCCACAAGGGCCGCCACTGCCTCCAGATTATGGACCTCCACCTTATGAAGCTACACAACAATCAGGCTTTGTTCCTCCACACGTCCCAGGAGAAGGTCCCATGCCTAAGCCTGTGCATATGCCAATGCCCATGCCTCATCCTCACG GTGGTTACTATGCTCCGCCTGGACACTTTCCTCATCCGATGGCTGAGCACTATGGTCCGGGGCCCAGTCACTTTGCTCCAGGTCACACAGCCACAGTCCTCGCCCCTCCGCGTGCCGCCACCACCACCGTGACTGTTATACAGGGGGAGAATTTCCAGGCGACTCCAGTGCCGACGATTTGTCCACACTGCCAACAACCCATCATGACCCACATCAGCCACAACATCGGCCTCATGAATACTATTGTCTGTATGTTCTGCTTCTTTTTCGG GTGTGAGCTAGGTTGCTGCTTGATCCCGTGTTTCATGGACGACCTCAAAGACGTGACGCACACTTGCCCGAACTGCAAGGGCTATATTTACACATACAAGCGCATATGCTAA
- the LOC122136516 gene encoding cell death-inducing p53-target protein 1-like isoform X2, producing the protein MSNDPPPPYPGGPSAPLLVEKNGQPSVPASAPVTTGPPQGPPLPPDYGPPPYEATQQSGFVPPHVPGEGPMPKPVHMPMPMPHPHGGYYAPPGHFPHPMAEHYGPGPSHFAPGHTATVLAPPRAATTTVTVIQGENFQATPVPTICPHCQQPIMTHISHNIGLMNTIVCMFCFFFGCELGCCLIPCFMDDLKDVTHTCPNCKGYIYTYKRIC; encoded by the exons ATGTCCAATGACCCCCCTCCTCCTTACCCAGGGGGCCCCAGTGCCCCGCTTCTCGTGGAGAAAAATGGGCAACCTTCAGTTCCTG ccagtgctccagtAACGACAGGACCTCCACAAGGGCCGCCACTGCCTCCAGATTATGGACCTCCACCTTATGAAGCTACACAACAATCAGGCTTTGTTCCTCCACACGTCCCAGGAGAAGGTCCCATGCCTAAGCCTGTGCATATGCCAATGCCCATGCCTCATCCTCACG GTGGTTACTATGCTCCGCCTGGACACTTTCCTCATCCGATGGCTGAGCACTATGGTCCGGGGCCCAGTCACTTTGCTCCAGGTCACACAGCCACAGTCCTCGCCCCTCCGCGTGCCGCCACCACCACCGTGACTGTTATACAGGGGGAGAATTTCCAGGCGACTCCAGTGCCGACGATTTGTCCACACTGCCAACAACCCATCATGACCCACATCAGCCACAACATCGGCCTCATGAATACTATTGTCTGTATGTTCTGCTTCTTTTTCGG GTGTGAGCTAGGTTGCTGCTTGATCCCGTGTTTCATGGACGACCTCAAAGACGTGACGCACACTTGCCCGAACTGCAAGGGCTATATTTACACATACAAGCGCATATGCTAA